One segment of Carya illinoinensis cultivar Pawnee chromosome 1, C.illinoinensisPawnee_v1, whole genome shotgun sequence DNA contains the following:
- the LOC122302981 gene encoding probable indole-3-pyruvate monooxygenase YUCCA7, with translation MMRNSCLSIPPMVPAFEHEGLLAPRCIWVNGPVIVGAGPSGLAVGAGLKEQGVPFIILERANCIASLWQNCTYDRLKLHLPKQFCQLPKFPFPEDYPEYPNKYQFVDYLESYAKHFDISPHFNETVQSAKYDDTFGLWRVQTIRKSSSNPCDQVEYFCRWLVVATGENAEKVEPDFRGLEEFGGHVMHACDYKSGDSYSGKRVLVVGCGNSGMEVSLDLCNHNAEPAMVVRSSVHVMPRQILGKSTFELAVLLMKWLPLWLVDKILLILAWFILGNVEKYGLRRPSIGPLQLKNTSGKTPVLDIGALQKIRSGEIKLVPGIKRFFPGKVEFVNGEDLEIDSVILATGYRSNVPSWLKEYEFFSNDGLPKNPFPNGWKGKAGLYAVGFTRRGLSGASLDAISVANDIARSWKEETKQRKISIASRHRRCISHF, from the exons ATGATGCGAAACAGTTGTCTGAGTATACCACCAATGGTTCCAGCTTTTGAGCATGAGGGACTTCTTGCTCCCCGATGCATATGGGTGAACGGACCGGTCATAGTTGGGGCTGGTCCATCGGGTTTAGCCGTTGGTGCTGGCCTTAAAGAACAAGGAGTGCCTTTCATTATCCTTGAACGAGCCAACTGCATTGCCTCTCTATGGCAAAACTGCACGTATGATCGACTCAAGCTTCACCTCCCTAAACAATTCTGTCAACTACCCAAATTCCCATTCCCAGAGGACTACCCGGAATATCCTAACAAATATCAGTTTGTCGATTACCTAGAATCATATGCGAAACACTTTGATATAAGCCCACATTTCAATGAAACAGTGCAGTCTGCTAAGTATGATGATACTTTTGGTTTGTGGAGAGTCCAAACAATTAGAAAAAGCAGCTCAAACCCTTGTGATCAAGTTGAGTACTTTTGCCGGTGGCTCGTGGTTGCCACTGGTGAGAATGCAGAGAAAGTGGAGCCGGACTTTCGGGGCTTGGAAGAGTTTGGTGGCCATGTCATGCATGCTTGTGACTACAAATCCGGCGACAGCTATAGTGGGAAACGTGTACTTGTTGTTGGTTGTGGGAATTCAGGCATGGAAGTCTCCCTCGATCTTTGCAATCACAATGCAGAACCAGCAATGGTTGTTCGAAGCTCG GTTCATGTTATGCCAAGGCAAATTCTTGGAAAATCAACTTTTGAATTAGCAGTTTTGTTAATGAAATGGCTGCCACTTTggcttgtggataagatattgCTGATTCTTGCGTGGTTCATTCTTGGgaatgtggaaaaatatggtctGAGAAGGCCATCGATAGGTCCTTTACAGCTAAAAAACACTTCAGGAAAGACCCCTGTGCTGGACATTGGTGCCTTGCAGAAAATTAGATCTGGCGAGATAAAGTTGGTCCCTGGAATCAAAAGGTTCTTTCCCGGCAAAGTTGAATTTGTTAATGGAGAGGATTTAGAGATTGATTCTGTTATTCTGGCAACAGGGTATCGCAGCAATGTTCCTTCATGGCTAAAG GAATATGAATTCTTTTCCAATGATGGACTTCCAAAAAATCCATTTCCAAATGGGTGGAAAGGCAAAGCTGGGCTCTATGCAGTTGGTTTCACAAGGAGAGGTCTCTCTGGTGCATCTTTGGATGCCATTAGCGTGGCAAATGATATTGCCAGGAGCTGGAAAGAAGAAACAAAGCAGAGAAAGATATCTATTGCATCTCGCCATAGGAGATGCATTTCCCATTTCTGA